Proteins encoded in a region of the Apilactobacillus apisilvae genome:
- the pth gene encoding aminoacyl-tRNA hydrolase → MKMIVGLGNIGPQYDGTRHNTGFEVVDHFAEKHGIDLSTRKMEAKFGSGLIDGEKVMLVEPLTFMNESGRAVGPLMKYFKLSLEDLVVVYDDMDLPVGKIRLRTHGSAGGHNGIKSLIAHLQTDKFNRVRVGTGHPQRESVVDYVLGQFTAEQKPDFARACDNSVSALEDFVNNEEFSRLENKYN, encoded by the coding sequence ATGAAAATGATTGTTGGATTAGGAAATATTGGTCCACAATATGATGGAACTAGACATAATACAGGATTTGAAGTTGTAGATCATTTTGCTGAAAAGCATGGAATTGATTTATCAACTCGTAAAATGGAAGCTAAATTTGGCTCTGGCTTAATTGATGGGGAAAAAGTTATGTTAGTTGAACCACTAACTTTTATGAATGAATCAGGTCGAGCAGTCGGTCCGTTAATGAAATACTTTAAATTAAGTTTAGAAGATTTAGTGGTTGTCTATGATGACATGGATTTGCCAGTTGGTAAAATTCGTTTAAGAACGCATGGTTCAGCGGGTGGTCATAATGGAATTAAAAGTTTAATTGCCCATTTACAAACAGATAAATTTAACCGTGTTAGAGTTGGAACTGGTCATCCTCAACGTGAAAGTGTTGTGGATTATGTACTAGGTCAATTTACTGCCGAACAAAAACCTGATTTTGCTAGAGCTTGTGATAATTCTGTATCTGCATTAGAAGATTTTGTTAATAATGAAGAATTTAGTCGTTTGGAAAATAAATATAATTAA
- the ftsH gene encoding ATP-dependent zinc metalloprotease FtsH: MGVFFFATSDKGQTQNQEIQSSQFVKQLKDNKIKDFAVQPSDGVYNISGKYREAQESTSDSSNLLFGNSKKTTKISSFKTNVLKNNSTISEITNYAKKNNINMNAKEADTNGGFWTNLLISIVPMIIILIFFFIMMNQAGGKNGGKGGIMGVGKSKAKPTHSDVKFSDVAGEEEEKQELVEVVEFLKNPKKYSKLGAKIPHGVLLEGPPGTGKTLLAKAVSGEAAVPFYSISGSDFVEMFVGVGASRVRDLFTQAKKDSPAIIFIDEIDAVGRKRGNGMGGGHDEREQTLNQLLVEMDGFSGNDGVIVIAATNRADVLDPALTRPGRFDRKVLVGQPDVRGREAILKVHAKNKPVADNVDLHEIAKQTPGFVGADLANLLNEAALLAARRNKDSIGPSELDEAEDRVIAGPAKKNKVVSKKEQNIVANHEAGHTIVGLVLNDARVVHKVTIVPRGRAGGYAIMLPREDQQLMSKKNAMEQLAGLMGGRTAEEIIFNSESSGASNDFEQATNLARAMVTQYGMSEKLGTVQLESPTQDPYARNYSEKTAATIDEEVRNFINEAHGEAHDIIESHREQHRAIADALIKYETLDEKQILSLYRTGKMPEENNETNENSSFEESKKELEKNDEEKENNDSNNQE; the protein is encoded by the coding sequence ATGGGAGTCTTTTTCTTTGCCACCTCTGACAAAGGACAAACTCAAAACCAAGAAATTCAATCTAGTCAGTTTGTTAAACAATTAAAAGATAATAAGATAAAGGATTTTGCTGTTCAACCTTCTGATGGTGTTTATAACATTTCTGGGAAATACAGAGAAGCACAAGAAAGTACTTCTGATAGCAGTAATCTATTATTTGGTAATTCTAAGAAAACTACTAAAATTTCTTCTTTTAAGACCAATGTATTGAAGAATAATAGTACTATTTCTGAAATTACTAATTATGCTAAAAAGAACAATATTAACATGAATGCAAAAGAAGCGGATACTAATGGTGGATTTTGGACTAACTTGTTAATTTCAATTGTTCCGATGATTATTATCTTGATTTTCTTCTTTATTATGATGAACCAAGCCGGTGGTAAGAACGGTGGTAAAGGTGGCATCATGGGTGTTGGTAAATCTAAAGCTAAGCCTACACATAGTGATGTTAAATTTTCAGATGTTGCTGGTGAAGAAGAAGAAAAACAAGAACTAGTTGAAGTTGTTGAATTCTTAAAGAATCCAAAGAAATACTCCAAACTAGGTGCTAAAATTCCTCATGGTGTTTTATTAGAAGGACCTCCTGGTACTGGTAAAACTTTACTTGCCAAAGCGGTTTCTGGTGAAGCAGCAGTGCCATTCTACTCCATTTCAGGTTCTGACTTCGTTGAAATGTTCGTTGGTGTTGGTGCTAGTCGTGTTCGTGACTTGTTTACTCAAGCTAAAAAAGACAGTCCTGCCATCATTTTCATTGATGAAATTGATGCTGTCGGTAGAAAACGTGGTAACGGTATGGGCGGTGGCCATGATGAAAGAGAACAAACGCTTAATCAATTACTTGTTGAAATGGACGGTTTCTCAGGTAATGATGGTGTTATCGTTATAGCTGCTACTAACCGTGCTGATGTTTTAGATCCCGCTTTAACTAGACCTGGTCGTTTTGATCGTAAGGTCTTGGTTGGTCAACCAGATGTTCGTGGTAGAGAAGCTATTTTGAAAGTTCATGCTAAGAACAAGCCAGTTGCTGATAATGTTGATTTACATGAAATTGCTAAGCAAACTCCTGGATTTGTGGGTGCTGATTTAGCTAACTTGTTAAACGAAGCTGCTTTATTAGCTGCTCGTCGCAATAAGGATAGTATTGGACCTTCTGAATTAGATGAAGCTGAAGATCGTGTAATCGCTGGACCTGCTAAGAAGAATAAAGTTGTTAGCAAGAAAGAACAAAATATCGTTGCTAATCACGAAGCTGGACATACAATTGTTGGATTAGTATTAAATGATGCTCGTGTTGTTCACAAAGTTACGATTGTTCCTCGTGGTCGTGCTGGCGGATATGCAATTATGCTTCCTAGGGAAGACCAACAATTAATGTCTAAGAAGAATGCAATGGAACAACTTGCTGGATTAATGGGTGGTCGTACTGCCGAAGAAATTATCTTTAATTCAGAATCTTCAGGAGCTTCTAATGATTTTGAACAAGCAACTAATTTAGCTCGTGCTATGGTTACACAATATGGTATGAGTGAAAAATTAGGAACTGTTCAGTTAGAAAGTCCTACTCAAGATCCATATGCACGTAATTATTCTGAAAAGACTGCAGCAACTATTGATGAAGAAGTTAGAAACTTTATTAATGAAGCACATGGTGAAGCTCATGATATTATTGAAAGTCATCGTGAACAACATCGTGCGATTGCTGATGCTTTAATCAAATACGAAACACTTGATGAAAAGCAAATCTTAAGCTTATACCGTACAGGTAAAATGCCAGAAGAAAATAATGAAACAAATGAAAATTCATCATTTGAAGAATCAAAAAAAGAATTAGAAAAAAATGATGAAGAAAAAGAAAATAATGATTCAAATAATCAAGAATAA
- the tilS gene encoding tRNA lysidine(34) synthetase TilS, with protein sequence MQDGETLSTQFFNLITNNEWFSPLDKVVIGVSAGVDSMVLLYLMTHLPDNVRPKIIVAHINHKLRLQSEKEQSYIESFCKNNDLQCEIGIWEQKNHPTNGIENFARQYRYSFFKKIMTKYSANYLLTAHHLNDQSETILMKLIRGSYVKQISGIQRIRKFNNGFLLRPLLDFKKSELKQYAIEKHIKWFEDSTNQELDVQRNRVRHQIIPMMEKENPQVIKHLGNFSKQLNQIIDTNNDLIFRLLDQLKLPDGGYNLELFNGYSKNVKFSILETILNPINNPALANNNNMYNIIEILSADSKPQLKIDLSNEYQIYKSYNKFGLLNKNNNVNLLKSDNFVVPLNQWFTTLDGKSVLFTDKEIKSVDKYSRVSIFSLSADDFPLSVRLTDKKDKITLKSGGHQFAKRIFINKKVPNDLRKTAQTLLTAKGKVLSILGYSESTILNHSNKRYNLIIK encoded by the coding sequence ATGCAAGATGGTGAGACATTAAGCACACAATTTTTCAATTTAATTACTAATAATGAGTGGTTTAGTCCCTTAGATAAAGTCGTTATAGGAGTTTCAGCAGGAGTTGATTCAATGGTACTTCTATACTTAATGACTCATCTGCCAGACAATGTTAGACCCAAAATTATCGTAGCGCATATTAATCATAAATTGAGATTACAAAGTGAAAAAGAGCAATCTTATATTGAAAGTTTTTGTAAGAATAACGATTTACAATGTGAAATTGGTATTTGGGAACAAAAAAATCATCCAACTAATGGAATTGAGAATTTTGCGCGGCAATATAGATATAGTTTTTTTAAAAAAATTATGACTAAATATTCTGCCAATTATTTATTAACAGCGCATCATTTAAATGATCAATCAGAAACTATTTTAATGAAATTAATTCGTGGTTCATATGTAAAACAAATTAGTGGAATTCAAAGAATTCGTAAATTCAATAATGGCTTTTTACTAAGACCATTGTTGGATTTTAAAAAATCAGAATTAAAGCAGTATGCGATTGAAAAACACATTAAATGGTTTGAGGATTCCACTAATCAAGAGTTAGATGTTCAAAGAAATCGTGTTCGTCATCAAATTATTCCAATGATGGAAAAAGAGAATCCACAAGTCATTAAACATTTGGGTAACTTTTCGAAACAACTGAATCAAATAATTGATACCAATAATGATTTAATTTTTAGGTTATTAGATCAATTAAAATTACCAGATGGTGGCTATAATTTAGAATTATTTAATGGTTATTCAAAAAACGTTAAGTTTAGTATTTTAGAAACAATTTTAAATCCCATAAATAATCCAGCGCTAGCTAATAATAATAATATGTACAATATTATTGAAATCTTATCGGCTGATTCAAAACCACAACTTAAAATTGACTTATCTAATGAATATCAAATTTATAAAAGTTATAATAAATTTGGCCTTTTAAATAAAAATAATAATGTGAATTTATTAAAATCAGATAACTTTGTGGTACCATTAAACCAATGGTTTACTACATTAGATGGAAAATCTGTATTATTTACTGATAAAGAAATAAAATCTGTTGATAAATATTCACGAGTTTCAATATTTTCATTATCTGCAGATGATTTTCCATTAAGTGTTAGACTTACCGATAAAAAGGATAAAATAACTTTAAAAAGCGGTGGACATCAATTCGCTAAGCGAATTTTCATTAATAAGAAGGTTCCTAACGACCTTAGAAAAACTGCTCAAACATTGTTGACCGCTAAGGGTAAGGTCTTATCAATTTTAGGATATAGTGAATCAACTATTTTAAATCACAGTAATAAAAGATATAATTTAATCATTAAGTAA
- the hpt gene encoding hypoxanthine phosphoribosyltransferase, giving the protein MNNDILKTLYSEQDIENACKRLGDQITTDYQGKNPIVIGVLKGAIFFMTDLVRDIDLYMDIDFIDVSSYHGGTHSSGSIELMKDIDIDVKGRNILFVEDIIDTGRTLKYLEDLLEDRGAKSIKVCTLMDKPEGRVVEAKADYVGLEVPNEFVVGYGLDYVGKYRNLPYVGVLKPEVYSDK; this is encoded by the coding sequence ATGAATAACGACATTCTTAAGACCCTATATAGTGAGCAAGATATTGAAAACGCATGTAAACGACTTGGTGATCAAATAACTACAGATTATCAAGGGAAAAATCCAATAGTTATCGGTGTCTTAAAAGGTGCTATTTTCTTTATGACTGACTTGGTTCGAGATATTGATTTATATATGGATATCGATTTTATTGATGTATCAAGTTATCATGGCGGTACTCATTCAAGTGGTTCAATTGAACTTATGAAGGATATTGATATTGATGTAAAGGGACGCAATATTTTATTTGTTGAAGATATTATTGATACAGGCCGTACTTTAAAATATTTAGAAGATTTATTGGAAGATCGTGGTGCTAAATCGATTAAGGTATGTACACTAATGGATAAACCAGAAGGTCGAGTAGTTGAAGCCAAGGCTGACTATGTTGGACTAGAAGTTCCTAATGAATTCGTAGTAGGGTATGGACTGGACTATGTAGGTAAATATCGTAATTTACCTTATGTAGGAGTTTTAAAACCAGAAGTTTATTCAGACAAATAG
- a CDS encoding FtsB family cell division protein: MPNKVHHLNNNYEKITNSRHAKIIKMRKKRGVILVSIFLVVILILSYQLINTKMQSSNLASKKARSEVILKNSSEKNKELKQNVKQLYSNDYLEKLIRQKYYYTKPGETVYGLPGDVSRDVTQN; encoded by the coding sequence ATGCCAAATAAAGTACATCATTTGAATAATAATTATGAAAAGATAACTAATTCCAGGCACGCTAAAATAATTAAAATGCGTAAAAAACGTGGGGTTATTTTAGTTTCAATTTTTTTGGTAGTTATTTTGATTCTTAGTTATCAATTGATAAATACTAAGATGCAGTCTAGTAATTTAGCTAGTAAAAAAGCACGTAGTGAAGTTATTTTAAAAAATAGCAGTGAGAAGAATAAAGAATTAAAGCAAAATGTAAAGCAACTCTATAGTAATGATTATTTAGAAAAATTAATTCGTCAAAAATACTATTATACAAAACCAGGTGAAACAGTTTATGGTTTACCAGGTGATGTATCAAGAGATGTCACACAAAATTAA
- the mfd gene encoding transcription-repair coupling factor, with translation MEINQFFSQLPQYDSIIDDLKPKHRQLVTGLSGSAKMMLIATLMQSTKKTFLIVTDSLSRVSDIVEDLQNILPAKDVLSFPVEEVLAAEMATSSPEYKADRVLALDALQSNGPKIIVTSVSGVKRYLPDSKTFSESKLSIKLGMDIDLEKLRIMLYQMGYSPEKMVAAPGEFSIRGSIVDIYPLNSEYPVRIDFFDTEVDSLRYFDISNQRSLENIDNINVLPANDMVVSEDERQKAAESINDKLKLRISSIENAEDKKRLSSTVESIIDDMKKGIFNNNWLLYAKKLFSNPSSIFDYVPNDGVILFDDYSRLLDSDRQLMTDEQNWAEEKLEHSELLSTDNITLDFKDQFRKIKQSEILFSLFQKGLGNIKLTQLNDIKVRPMQKFFGQMPLLKTEIDNWSKQGSTVIILVKDKNRMQKVTQTLNDFEIKTLQNSADNIIPHKVQIVSERLKNGFEIPLNQLVVITESEMFAKVHKRRPRRQTFSNAQRIKSYTDLKAGDYVVHANHGIGRYDGMKTMEVDGKHQDYITITYRDNAQLFIPVTQLNLIQKYVSSEDRHPRVNKLGGSEWQKTKRKVQNKIEDIADDLIDLYAKRSSQKGFAFPKDDEYQDQFEAAFPYEPTPDQVRSSEEIKHDMEQPQPMDRLLVGDVGYGKTEVALHAAFKAVEAGKQVAFLVPTTVLAHQHYETILNRFEGFPVNVSVLSRFRTRKQVKETKNGLLDGSIDIVVGTHRLLSKDIKFKDLGLLMVDEEQRFGVKHKEKIKELRSNVDVLTLTATPIPRTLNMSMMGVRDLSVIETPPANRYPIQTYVMEENAGAIREGINREMSRGGQVFYMHNRVADIEKTVSHLQSLVPDARVGYIHGQMTENQLETVLYDFVNGEYDVLVTTTIIETGVDIPNANTLFVENSDHMGLSQLYQIRGRIGRSNRVAYAYFMYKPNKVLTEVSENRLEAIRDFTELGSGFKIAMRDLSLRGAGNLLGKQQSGFVDSVGYDMYTEMLSDAVARKRGRKTDAKIETHIDLDVEAYLPDEYIQDSQQKIELYKRIRQMNNDDQYRELQSDMIDRFGDYPKAVENLMTISRIKMYAGTALIQSITKGKQQLVITLSKMGTDFYDSKQVLKSIAATSFRSMIGIADGKMQITLIVQPTMSEDKWLNELMKFVLDLDKEHTGILNNEK, from the coding sequence TTGGAAATTAATCAATTTTTCTCTCAATTACCACAATATGATTCGATAATTGATGATTTAAAACCCAAACATCGTCAGTTAGTAACCGGATTGTCAGGTTCTGCTAAGATGATGTTAATTGCTACTTTAATGCAGTCAACTAAAAAGACATTTTTAATTGTTACTGATTCTCTATCGAGGGTTTCTGATATTGTAGAAGATTTGCAAAATATTTTACCAGCAAAGGATGTTTTATCATTCCCTGTGGAAGAAGTTCTTGCCGCTGAGATGGCAACCAGTTCACCTGAATATAAAGCTGATCGGGTTCTAGCTTTAGATGCTCTTCAAAGTAATGGACCTAAAATCATTGTTACTTCTGTCTCAGGAGTAAAAAGATATCTACCTGATTCCAAAACCTTTTCTGAATCTAAGCTAAGTATCAAATTGGGAATGGATATTGATCTGGAAAAATTAAGAATAATGTTATATCAAATGGGATATTCACCTGAAAAAATGGTTGCTGCACCAGGTGAATTTTCTATTCGAGGTTCGATTGTTGATATTTATCCACTAAATTCTGAATACCCAGTTAGAATTGACTTCTTTGATACTGAAGTAGATTCACTTCGTTATTTTGATATTTCTAACCAAAGAAGTTTAGAAAATATTGACAATATTAATGTCTTACCTGCAAATGATATGGTAGTTAGTGAAGATGAACGACAAAAAGCAGCCGAATCAATTAATGATAAATTAAAACTTAGAATATCATCGATTGAAAATGCCGAAGATAAAAAACGTCTTTCAAGTACGGTTGAATCAATTATTGATGATATGAAAAAAGGTATTTTTAATAATAATTGGTTATTATATGCTAAAAAGTTATTTAGTAATCCCAGTTCAATATTTGATTATGTTCCTAATGATGGAGTAATTTTATTTGACGATTATAGTCGTTTATTGGATTCAGATCGTCAATTAATGACTGATGAACAAAATTGGGCGGAAGAGAAGCTTGAACATTCTGAACTTCTATCAACTGATAATATTACATTAGATTTTAAGGACCAATTTCGTAAAATTAAACAATCTGAAATATTATTTTCACTATTCCAAAAAGGCTTAGGCAATATTAAGTTAACTCAATTGAATGATATTAAAGTTCGTCCAATGCAAAAGTTCTTTGGTCAAATGCCATTATTAAAAACTGAAATTGATAATTGGTCTAAACAAGGTTCAACAGTAATTATATTGGTTAAAGATAAAAATCGGATGCAAAAAGTAACCCAAACTTTAAATGATTTTGAAATTAAGACATTGCAAAATAGTGCTGATAATATTATTCCACATAAAGTGCAAATAGTTTCAGAACGTTTGAAGAATGGTTTTGAAATTCCACTTAATCAGTTAGTTGTGATTACTGAATCAGAAATGTTTGCTAAAGTCCATAAGAGAAGACCACGACGTCAGACTTTTTCGAATGCGCAAAGAATTAAAAGTTATACTGATTTAAAGGCTGGTGACTATGTTGTTCATGCTAACCATGGAATTGGTCGATATGATGGAATGAAAACAATGGAGGTCGATGGTAAACATCAAGATTATATTACTATCACTTATCGTGATAATGCTCAGTTGTTTATTCCAGTTACACAACTAAATTTAATTCAAAAATATGTATCTTCAGAAGATCGTCATCCAAGAGTAAATAAACTTGGTGGTAGTGAATGGCAGAAAACTAAACGTAAGGTACAAAATAAAATTGAGGATATTGCTGACGATTTGATCGATCTTTATGCTAAAAGATCTTCACAAAAAGGTTTTGCATTTCCGAAAGATGATGAGTATCAAGATCAATTTGAAGCTGCTTTTCCATATGAACCAACACCTGATCAGGTTCGTAGTTCTGAGGAAATTAAGCACGATATGGAGCAACCACAACCAATGGATCGTTTATTAGTTGGGGATGTTGGTTATGGTAAAACTGAAGTTGCCTTGCATGCCGCTTTTAAAGCAGTGGAAGCTGGCAAACAGGTGGCTTTTTTAGTTCCTACAACTGTTTTAGCACATCAGCACTATGAAACTATTTTAAATCGTTTTGAAGGTTTCCCCGTTAATGTTTCAGTTTTATCAAGATTTAGAACTAGGAAACAAGTTAAGGAAACTAAGAATGGATTGTTAGACGGTAGTATCGATATTGTAGTTGGAACCCATCGTCTTTTGTCTAAAGATATTAAGTTTAAAGACCTAGGCTTATTAATGGTTGATGAAGAACAACGTTTCGGAGTTAAACATAAAGAAAAGATTAAGGAATTAAGATCGAATGTGGATGTTTTAACGCTAACAGCAACCCCAATTCCTAGAACATTGAATATGTCAATGATGGGTGTTCGTGATTTATCCGTTATTGAAACCCCACCAGCCAATCGTTATCCAATTCAAACCTATGTAATGGAAGAAAATGCTGGTGCTATTCGAGAGGGAATTAATCGTGAAATGAGTCGTGGTGGTCAAGTCTTTTATATGCATAATCGAGTTGCCGATATTGAAAAAACGGTTAGTCATTTGCAGTCATTAGTACCAGATGCAAGAGTTGGCTATATTCATGGACAAATGACTGAAAATCAGTTGGAAACTGTTTTATATGATTTTGTTAATGGTGAATATGACGTTTTAGTAACGACTACAATTATTGAAACTGGTGTTGATATTCCTAATGCAAATACTTTATTTGTGGAGAATTCTGATCATATGGGATTGTCACAGTTGTACCAAATTCGTGGAAGAATTGGCCGTTCTAATCGAGTTGCTTATGCATACTTTATGTATAAACCTAATAAAGTATTAACCGAAGTTTCTGAAAATCGTCTAGAAGCCATTCGTGATTTTACTGAATTAGGTTCTGGTTTTAAAATTGCGATGCGTGATTTATCGCTACGTGGTGCTGGAAACTTACTAGGAAAACAACAATCTGGATTTGTAGATTCAGTGGGTTATGATATGTACACTGAAATGTTATCAGATGCAGTAGCTAGAAAACGTGGGCGTAAAACTGATGCCAAAATTGAAACTCATATTGATTTAGATGTTGAGGCTTATTTACCAGATGAATATATTCAGGATTCACAACAAAAAATTGAATTATATAAGCGAATTCGTCAAATGAATAATGATGATCAGTATCGAGAATTACAATCTGATATGATTGATCGATTTGGTGATTATCCTAAGGCAGTTGAAAATCTAATGACGATTAGTCGGATTAAGATGTATGCAGGAACTGCTCTTATTCAAAGTATTACTAAAGGAAAGCAACAATTAGTAATTACGCTATCTAAAATGGGAACTGACTTTTATGATAGTAAACAGGTATTAAAATCCATTGCTGCAACTTCATTTCGTTCGATGATTGGGATAGCTGATGGTAAAATGCAAATTACACTCATCGTTCAACCGACGATGAGCGAAGATAAGTGGTTAAACGAATTAATGAAATTTGTTTTAGATTTAGATAAGGAACATACAGGTATTTTAAATAATGAAAAATAG
- a CDS encoding S1 domain-containing RNA-binding protein yields the protein MAIEVGSKISGKVSGITNFGAFVDLGDHKTGLVHISEISDSYIKDIKDVLKVGDEVQVKVLKIGDDGKIALSIRKAKPESERKPEHHSNNHGNSKHEFGHNNNHRHNNDNHKNKKASFDDLMNNFIKDSESRLATIKKNTEGKRGGRGGRRS from the coding sequence ATGGCAATTGAAGTTGGATCAAAAATTTCCGGCAAAGTATCAGGGATTACTAATTTTGGAGCATTTGTTGACCTAGGCGATCATAAAACCGGGTTAGTTCATATTAGTGAAATTTCTGACAGCTATATCAAAGACATTAAAGATGTTTTAAAAGTTGGCGATGAAGTTCAAGTTAAGGTTTTGAAAATTGGTGATGATGGTAAGATTGCTCTTTCAATAAGAAAGGCAAAACCAGAATCAGAAAGAAAACCTGAACACCATTCTAATAATCATGGTAATTCAAAGCATGAGTTTGGTCACAATAATAACCATCGTCATAATAACGATAACCATAAAAATAAAAAGGCTAGTTTCGATGACTTAATGAATAATTTCATAAAGGATAGTGAAAGTCGACTAGCAACAATTAAGAAGAATACAGAAGGCAAACGTGGTGGCCGTGGCGGTCGTCGTAGCTAA
- a CDS encoding RNA-binding S4 domain-containing protein, translating to MRLDKFLKTARIIKRRTVAKSISDQGRILLNGRIAKSSTDVKSNDELVIKFGNKTLTLKVNQLFETTKKADADRMYTVLDEQYERDFSNE from the coding sequence ATGAGATTAGACAAATTTTTAAAGACAGCCAGAATTATAAAACGCAGAACAGTAGCTAAAAGTATTTCTGATCAAGGTAGAATTCTACTAAACGGCCGTATTGCCAAATCATCCACTGATGTTAAATCTAATGATGAATTAGTAATTAAATTTGGTAACAAAACCTTAACTTTAAAAGTTAATCAACTTTTTGAAACAACTAAGAAAGCTGATGCAGATCGTATGTACACTGTATTAGATGAACAATATGAACGTGATTTTTCTAACGAATAG
- a CDS encoding putative polysaccharide biosynthesis protein — translation MKNSENKLAALMKGAMLLSIASLISKVLSAFYRVPFQNLVGNLGFYIYQQVYPIYGIGMTLALSGLPIFISRLIAEQSNDENKKALLRQILISLSIFGMIIFLILQLNSLNIAHLMGDAKLSIIIRAISWMFLFTPFLASLRGYFQAVLFMKPTAYSQVVEQIIRVAVILLAAYIGMHSGIDPYTVGKYSMLAVPIAEIFSLAVLLIYFKKWIGNLPKIKLISYSNLTKQLFLEGGTLCLLASLMVLLQLVDSFTVRKGLVISGLSMFDSQVSKGIYDRGQTLVQLGLVFATSFSSAILPSLSQAYKKSDHKTFNNIANDIMHVSIFLTVAITAGMISLMPLINQLLFNSQTESHTISVYCLSILITTIITIYSSILQSIDQFKVAAISIGVGILFKFLTTEFLTAKIGIMGASFSTIFSLLIILILEICFANFKLKMNNKMMFTIKLIVTTVIMMVVELILSDMIYNYLPMHSLRLKSLVSLLILIPIGAALFILIAKKLTILSDEEWKSVPIINRFIKD, via the coding sequence ATGAAAAATAGTGAAAATAAATTAGCAGCTCTAATGAAGGGAGCCATGCTTTTATCAATCGCTTCTTTAATTAGTAAAGTTTTAAGTGCTTTTTATCGGGTTCCATTCCAAAATTTAGTTGGTAACTTAGGTTTTTATATTTATCAGCAGGTCTATCCTATTTATGGCATTGGGATGACACTGGCTTTATCAGGATTACCAATTTTCATTTCAAGATTGATTGCTGAGCAAAGTAATGATGAAAATAAAAAAGCTTTATTAAGACAAATTTTAATTTCTTTATCTATTTTTGGGATGATAATTTTTTTAATTTTACAATTAAATTCTTTGAATATTGCTCATTTAATGGGGGATGCAAAACTATCCATTATCATTAGAGCAATTAGTTGGATGTTTTTATTTACGCCATTTTTAGCAAGCCTACGTGGCTATTTTCAAGCTGTTTTATTTATGAAACCCACCGCATATTCTCAAGTGGTTGAACAAATTATAAGAGTTGCTGTGATTTTATTAGCTGCATATATTGGAATGCATAGTGGAATTGATCCGTATACTGTTGGTAAATATTCTATGTTAGCAGTACCAATTGCTGAAATCTTTTCATTAGCTGTTTTATTGATTTATTTTAAAAAATGGATTGGTAACTTACCCAAAATTAAATTGATATCATATTCCAACTTAACTAAGCAGTTATTTTTAGAAGGTGGAACCTTATGTTTATTGGCATCTTTAATGGTATTATTGCAACTTGTTGACTCTTTTACAGTTAGAAAAGGATTAGTTATTTCGGGTTTATCAATGTTTGATTCGCAAGTATCTAAAGGAATATATGATCGTGGTCAAACCTTAGTTCAATTAGGACTAGTCTTTGCAACATCTTTTTCTAGTGCAATTTTACCCTCTTTAAGTCAGGCATATAAAAAAAGTGATCATAAAACTTTTAACAATATTGCAAATGATATTATGCATGTGAGCATTTTCTTAACGGTTGCGATTACGGCAGGAATGATTAGCTTGATGCCATTAATTAATCAGTTGTTGTTTAACAGTCAAACTGAAAGTCATACGATTAGTGTTTATTGTTTAAGTATTCTAATCACAACGATTATTACAATTTATAGTAGTATTTTACAAAGTATAGACCAATTTAAAGTTGCTGCGATTTCAATTGGAGTAGGAATATTATTTAAATTTTTAACAACTGAATTTTTAACAGCCAAAATTGGAATAATGGGGGCTAGTTTTTCAACGATTTTTAGTTTGTTGATTATTTTAATTTTAGAAATCTGTTTTGCTAATTTTAAACTAAAAATGAATAATAAAATGATGTTCACAATTAAATTAATAGTAACTACTGTTATTATGATGGTAGTTGAATTAATTTTATCTGATATGATTTATAATTATTTACCAATGCATAGTCTTAGATTAAAATCATTAGTTTCATTGCTTATTTTGATTCCAATTGGAGCAGCCTTATTTATTTTAATTGCAAAAAAACTTACTATACTAAGTGATGAAGAGTGGAAGTCAGTCCCAATAATAAATAGATTTATTAAAGATTAG